From one Notolabrus celidotus isolate fNotCel1 chromosome 2, fNotCel1.pri, whole genome shotgun sequence genomic stretch:
- the LOC117808180 gene encoding mediator of RNA polymerase II transcription subunit 26-like isoform X2, which translates to MTAAAATPQVMRDRLLQAVDGQSNICNMVVVMEVISFLERYPITKEALEETRLGKLINDVRKKTKNEELAKRAKKLLRNWQKLIEPGKGEVLSKGATVALWSSNGCVSAPVVTTPSGKTGQELKNINDFNNCSAPKIEKLTKKRKKEQKEGPLLPAKVPKTTLSDKVQNSKQLLNNGIGGSSEMFTDMRAHQPSEKDVSEPLDNDRLGKIPVHTVKPHPSAPGFNKPPSTSSLLKASVLQQQARQEQPRSPRGSLRCPQPPKQEAGLKQTASQTQKSSSVDPSVSGPSSQSPHGYVQGSRSADLDSTSRAPYISLHNTPSFSEEDDGARVQTWERKRHKYRLEDSVVKLDGHTIEDDTKPVRLKDRRLTFDPVTGQIKPSFLKESCQGEEIQSSHTPEPQRSEPSKTKLNPPVLPSPFQQTDWKELSRSEIIQSYLSQQGKALTSSGAHTPGAHFFMTEFLKKEEHKSKIVKKTHTLALELPARELPGVSREVIEEDLQRLHTQHWSGVNGCYDTKGNWFDWTECVSVDPHGDESMLNILPYVCLD; encoded by the exons ATGACAGCGGCGGCGGCCACCCCGCAGGTGATGAGAGACCGGCTGCTACAGGCTGTCGACGGCCAGAGCAAT ATTTGTAACATGGTGGTGGTCATGGAGGTGATCTCCTTTTTGGAAAGATATCCTATCACCAAAGAGGCACTTGAG GAAACTCGTCTTGGCAAACTCATCAACGACGTccgaaagaaaacaaagaatgaGGAACTTGCAAAGAGGGCAAAGAAGCTGTTGCGAAACTGGCAGAAGCTTATTGAGCCGGGGAAGGGCGAGGTGTTGTCCAAAGGAGCCACTGTTGCATTGTGGTCTTCCAATGGGTGCGTCTCTGCTCCAGTTGTCACCACACCTTCAGGTAAAACGGGCCAAGAGCTGAAGAACATAAACGACTTCAACAACTGCTCAGCGCcgaagatagaaaaactgaccAAGAAACGAAAGAAGGAGCAGAAGGAGGGACCGCTCCTGCCAGCAAAGGTACCCAAAACAACTCTTAGTGATAAAGTACAAAActccaaacagctgctgaacAATGGGATTGGAGGAAGCTCTGAAATGTTTACAGACATGCGTGCACATCAGCCTTCAGAGAAAGATGTTTCTGAGCCTTTGGACAACGACAGGCTGGGTAAAATCCCAGTCCATACTGTAAAACCTCATCCAAGTGCCCCGGGATTCAACAAGCCTCCAAGCACTTCTTCTCTGCTGAAAGCATCAGTTCTGCAGCAGCAAGCCAGACAGGAGCAGCCCAGAAGCCCGCGTGGGTCCCTGCGCTGTCCTCAACCTCCAAAGCAAGAAGCTGGCCTTAAACAAACTGCATCCCAAACACAGAAGTCCAGTTCTGTGGACCCCTCTGTGTCAGGGCCCTCCTCTCAGTCTCCACATGGTTACGTTCAGGGTTCACGGTCTGCAGATTTGGACTCCACAAGCAGAGCGCCCTACATTTCTCTTCACAACACTCCTTCCTTCAGTGAGGAGGACGACGGTGCTAGAGTCCAAACATGGGAGAGGAAAAGACATAAATACAGGCTTGAGGACTCTGTTGTAAAGTTAGACGGACACACTATAGAGGACGACACTAAACCCGTCAGGTTAAAGGACAGGAGGCTGACGTTCGACCCTGTGACGGGACAGATCAAACCCTCCTTTCTTAAAGAGTCCTGCCAGGGAGAGGAGATCCAGTCGAGCCACACGCCTGAACCTCAGCGGTCTGAGCCgtcaaaaacaaaactcaaccCACCCGTTCTTCCCAGTCCCTTCCAGCAGACGGACTGGAAGGAGCTGTCCAGGAGTGAAATCATCCAGTCGTACCTTAGCCAGCAAGGCAAAGCGCTGACGTCGTCGGGCGCGCACACACCTGGTGCACACTTTTTCATGACTGAGTTCCTAAAAAAGGAGGAACACAAGAGTAAAATCGTCAAGAAGACGCACACACTTGCACTAGAGCTCCCAGCCAGAGAGTTACCGGGGGTCAGCAGGGAGGTCATCGAGGAGGACCTGCAGAGACTACACACACAGCACTGGTCCGGGGTGAACGGCTGCTATGACACAAAGGGTAACTGGTTTGACTGGACGGAGTGCGTCTCTGTGGACCCGCATGGAGACGAGAGCATGTTGAACATTCTGCCGTACGTCTGTCTGGACTGA
- the LOC117808180 gene encoding mediator of RNA polymerase II transcription subunit 26-like isoform X1 produces MTAAAATPQVMRDRLLQAVDGQSNQICNMVVVMEVISFLERYPITKEALEETRLGKLINDVRKKTKNEELAKRAKKLLRNWQKLIEPGKGEVLSKGATVALWSSNGCVSAPVVTTPSGKTGQELKNINDFNNCSAPKIEKLTKKRKKEQKEGPLLPAKVPKTTLSDKVQNSKQLLNNGIGGSSEMFTDMRAHQPSEKDVSEPLDNDRLGKIPVHTVKPHPSAPGFNKPPSTSSLLKASVLQQQARQEQPRSPRGSLRCPQPPKQEAGLKQTASQTQKSSSVDPSVSGPSSQSPHGYVQGSRSADLDSTSRAPYISLHNTPSFSEEDDGARVQTWERKRHKYRLEDSVVKLDGHTIEDDTKPVRLKDRRLTFDPVTGQIKPSFLKESCQGEEIQSSHTPEPQRSEPSKTKLNPPVLPSPFQQTDWKELSRSEIIQSYLSQQGKALTSSGAHTPGAHFFMTEFLKKEEHKSKIVKKTHTLALELPARELPGVSREVIEEDLQRLHTQHWSGVNGCYDTKGNWFDWTECVSVDPHGDESMLNILPYVCLD; encoded by the exons ATGACAGCGGCGGCGGCCACCCCGCAGGTGATGAGAGACCGGCTGCTACAGGCTGTCGACGGCCAGAGCAAT CAGATTTGTAACATGGTGGTGGTCATGGAGGTGATCTCCTTTTTGGAAAGATATCCTATCACCAAAGAGGCACTTGAG GAAACTCGTCTTGGCAAACTCATCAACGACGTccgaaagaaaacaaagaatgaGGAACTTGCAAAGAGGGCAAAGAAGCTGTTGCGAAACTGGCAGAAGCTTATTGAGCCGGGGAAGGGCGAGGTGTTGTCCAAAGGAGCCACTGTTGCATTGTGGTCTTCCAATGGGTGCGTCTCTGCTCCAGTTGTCACCACACCTTCAGGTAAAACGGGCCAAGAGCTGAAGAACATAAACGACTTCAACAACTGCTCAGCGCcgaagatagaaaaactgaccAAGAAACGAAAGAAGGAGCAGAAGGAGGGACCGCTCCTGCCAGCAAAGGTACCCAAAACAACTCTTAGTGATAAAGTACAAAActccaaacagctgctgaacAATGGGATTGGAGGAAGCTCTGAAATGTTTACAGACATGCGTGCACATCAGCCTTCAGAGAAAGATGTTTCTGAGCCTTTGGACAACGACAGGCTGGGTAAAATCCCAGTCCATACTGTAAAACCTCATCCAAGTGCCCCGGGATTCAACAAGCCTCCAAGCACTTCTTCTCTGCTGAAAGCATCAGTTCTGCAGCAGCAAGCCAGACAGGAGCAGCCCAGAAGCCCGCGTGGGTCCCTGCGCTGTCCTCAACCTCCAAAGCAAGAAGCTGGCCTTAAACAAACTGCATCCCAAACACAGAAGTCCAGTTCTGTGGACCCCTCTGTGTCAGGGCCCTCCTCTCAGTCTCCACATGGTTACGTTCAGGGTTCACGGTCTGCAGATTTGGACTCCACAAGCAGAGCGCCCTACATTTCTCTTCACAACACTCCTTCCTTCAGTGAGGAGGACGACGGTGCTAGAGTCCAAACATGGGAGAGGAAAAGACATAAATACAGGCTTGAGGACTCTGTTGTAAAGTTAGACGGACACACTATAGAGGACGACACTAAACCCGTCAGGTTAAAGGACAGGAGGCTGACGTTCGACCCTGTGACGGGACAGATCAAACCCTCCTTTCTTAAAGAGTCCTGCCAGGGAGAGGAGATCCAGTCGAGCCACACGCCTGAACCTCAGCGGTCTGAGCCgtcaaaaacaaaactcaaccCACCCGTTCTTCCCAGTCCCTTCCAGCAGACGGACTGGAAGGAGCTGTCCAGGAGTGAAATCATCCAGTCGTACCTTAGCCAGCAAGGCAAAGCGCTGACGTCGTCGGGCGCGCACACACCTGGTGCACACTTTTTCATGACTGAGTTCCTAAAAAAGGAGGAACACAAGAGTAAAATCGTCAAGAAGACGCACACACTTGCACTAGAGCTCCCAGCCAGAGAGTTACCGGGGGTCAGCAGGGAGGTCATCGAGGAGGACCTGCAGAGACTACACACACAGCACTGGTCCGGGGTGAACGGCTGCTATGACACAAAGGGTAACTGGTTTGACTGGACGGAGTGCGTCTCTGTGGACCCGCATGGAGACGAGAGCATGTTGAACATTCTGCCGTACGTCTGTCTGGACTGA